One part of the Microbulbifer sp. THAF38 genome encodes these proteins:
- a CDS encoding TRAP transporter small permease subunit has translation MLFLMRGARALESLSSRTGHLLAWFTWAMVLLQSCVVALRHLFDSGSIALQESVIYLHGAAFMLGLAYALQTDAHVRVDVFYRRMDPKGKAWVNAVGFLLFLLPLCTLMLLGSWHFVLNSWSVLEESANAGGLPGVFLLKSLIPLAAITLGLAGSAQFLRALLQLMEVSSPASEAVAKPHLLKQVEEAEA, from the coding sequence ATGCTATTTCTGATGCGTGGAGCGCGTGCACTGGAGAGTCTGTCCAGTCGCACCGGCCACCTGCTCGCCTGGTTTACCTGGGCCATGGTCCTACTGCAATCTTGCGTCGTAGCCCTACGCCACCTGTTTGACAGTGGCTCTATCGCGCTACAGGAATCCGTGATCTATCTACACGGTGCCGCCTTCATGCTGGGGCTGGCCTATGCCCTGCAAACCGACGCCCATGTGCGTGTCGATGTCTTCTATCGGCGAATGGATCCCAAGGGCAAGGCTTGGGTTAACGCTGTCGGCTTTCTCTTATTTCTGCTGCCACTCTGTACCCTTATGTTACTGGGCAGCTGGCATTTCGTTTTGAACAGTTGGTCAGTGCTTGAGGAGAGCGCCAATGCCGGCGGCCTTCCCGGTGTCTTCCTACTGAAAAGCCTGATTCCCCTCGCGGCAATAACCCTTGGTCTCGCGGGCAGCGCCCAATTTCTTCGCGCTTTATTACAGCTGATGGAGGTTTCTAGCCCGGCGAGCGAGGCTGTGGCGAAACCACATCTCCTCAAACAAGTGGAGGAAGCCGAAGCATGA
- a CDS encoding acyl-CoA thioesterase: MSALSALDENPQPTGTLTLQTLAMPRDTNPQGDVFAGWLMSQMDLAGAILAQSIARGRVTTVAVGSMVFLRPVPVGSTVSCYAEAIEVGRSSIRTMVEVWLTRVDSGEQVKVTEGEFVFVAIDDRGHTRPLP; the protein is encoded by the coding sequence ATGTCCGCACTTTCAGCCCTTGATGAAAACCCGCAACCAACAGGCACGCTTACCCTGCAAACCCTGGCTATGCCCCGTGATACCAACCCCCAGGGAGACGTATTCGCCGGTTGGCTGATGTCGCAGATGGACCTCGCTGGAGCAATTCTGGCCCAAAGCATCGCACGCGGCAGGGTAACTACCGTCGCAGTAGGCAGTATGGTGTTCTTACGCCCGGTTCCGGTTGGCTCAACAGTCAGCTGCTATGCCGAGGCTATCGAGGTGGGGCGTTCCTCTATTAGGACGATGGTTGAGGTATGGCTGACACGGGTGGATTCTGGTGAGCAGGTAAAAGTCACCGAAGGTGAGTTTGTTTTTGTCGCTATTGACGATAGAGGTCATACCAGGCCGCTGCCCTAG
- the uvrD gene encoding DNA helicase II has translation MDVSQILDPLNDAQREAVAAAPGNQLVLAGAGSGKTRVLVHRIAWLMQVEGASPYSIMAVTFTNKAAREMRARIEELLGVNTFGMWVGTFHGLAHRLLKAHWQEAKLPQNFQILDSDDQLRLIKRVQTDLGLDDKKWPPRETQWWIGAQKDEGLRPQYINAGADPWLQTMVRIYFAYEEACQRGGLVDFGELLLRAHELWLNNDAILAHYRRRFPFILVDEFQDTNTIQYAWLRLLAGEQCHITAVGDDDQSIYGWRGAKIENIQHFSTDLREVQTVRLEQNYRSTSTILNAANAVIANNSGRLGKELWTKGDEGEPIAVYAAYNEQDESRFIVERINDWVRDGNRRDSIAILYRSNAQSRVLEEGLLREQVPYRIYGGQRFYDRLEIKNALSYLRLISNRNDDTAFERVVNTPTRGIGARTVEMVRSFAREQGCSLWQAAKLMLQQRVLAARAGNALQSFLDLINQLAANAEDKELDAIAEDVIETSGLLEFHGKEKGEKGQTRVENLQELVTACRSFTGVDLPEGEEDEEEIPLLNQFLDSAALDAGEGQADEFEDAVQLMTLHSAKGLEFPLVFMAGVEENLFPHKMSAQEPGRMEEERRLCYVGITRAMRKLYITYAENRRLFGSETYNSPSRFIGEIPANLVHEVRLKTEISRPLYQADYGKVGQFSDPAPDFDDLPPLALGGRVEHARFGEGTVVQFEGNGPRARVQVNFDDAGSKWLVVAMAKLQPL, from the coding sequence ATGGACGTATCTCAGATTTTAGACCCCCTTAACGACGCCCAGCGCGAAGCGGTAGCTGCCGCGCCAGGCAATCAATTGGTTCTGGCCGGTGCCGGCTCGGGCAAGACCCGCGTGCTGGTGCACCGTATTGCCTGGCTGATGCAGGTGGAGGGCGCCTCGCCCTACTCCATTATGGCGGTGACCTTCACCAACAAGGCCGCCCGCGAGATGCGCGCCAGAATTGAGGAGCTGCTGGGGGTGAATACCTTCGGTATGTGGGTGGGCACCTTCCACGGTTTGGCCCATCGGCTACTCAAGGCCCACTGGCAAGAGGCCAAGTTGCCGCAGAATTTCCAGATTCTGGATTCCGACGACCAGCTGCGTTTGATCAAGCGGGTGCAGACAGATCTGGGCCTGGACGATAAGAAGTGGCCACCGCGGGAGACCCAGTGGTGGATTGGTGCGCAGAAAGACGAAGGCCTGCGCCCGCAATATATTAATGCCGGCGCCGATCCCTGGCTGCAGACCATGGTGCGCATCTACTTCGCCTATGAAGAGGCCTGCCAGCGTGGTGGATTGGTGGACTTCGGTGAGCTGCTGCTGCGTGCCCACGAGCTCTGGCTGAATAACGACGCTATTCTCGCCCACTACCGTCGGCGTTTCCCCTTTATCCTGGTGGATGAGTTCCAGGATACCAACACCATCCAATACGCCTGGCTGCGCCTGCTCGCTGGGGAGCAGTGCCACATCACCGCCGTGGGGGATGATGACCAGTCCATTTACGGCTGGCGCGGCGCCAAGATCGAGAATATCCAGCACTTTTCCACAGACTTGCGCGAAGTGCAGACGGTGCGACTGGAGCAAAATTATCGTTCCACCTCCACCATTTTGAACGCGGCCAACGCGGTGATCGCCAATAACAGCGGTCGCCTGGGTAAGGAGCTGTGGACCAAGGGCGATGAGGGCGAGCCCATCGCCGTCTACGCCGCCTATAACGAGCAGGATGAATCGCGCTTTATTGTCGAGCGTATTAATGACTGGGTGCGCGATGGCAACCGCCGTGACAGTATCGCTATTCTCTACCGCTCCAATGCCCAATCTCGGGTACTTGAAGAAGGCCTTCTGCGCGAGCAAGTGCCTTACCGTATTTACGGCGGCCAGCGTTTCTACGACCGCCTGGAAATCAAAAATGCCCTTTCCTATCTGCGCCTGATCAGCAACCGCAATGATGACACCGCCTTTGAGCGGGTGGTGAATACCCCCACGCGCGGTATCGGTGCGCGCACGGTGGAGATGGTGCGCTCTTTTGCTCGCGAGCAGGGCTGTTCTCTGTGGCAGGCGGCCAAGCTGATGTTGCAACAGCGGGTTCTCGCTGCGCGCGCCGGTAATGCCTTGCAGAGCTTCCTGGATCTGATCAACCAGCTGGCTGCAAATGCCGAAGATAAAGAGCTGGACGCCATTGCCGAGGATGTAATCGAAACCAGCGGCCTGCTGGAATTCCACGGTAAAGAAAAAGGTGAGAAGGGCCAGACCCGGGTGGAAAACTTGCAGGAGCTAGTGACTGCTTGTCGCTCTTTTACCGGTGTGGACCTTCCCGAGGGTGAGGAAGATGAGGAGGAAATACCTCTTCTTAACCAGTTCCTCGACAGTGCTGCCCTCGATGCCGGTGAAGGCCAAGCGGATGAGTTTGAAGATGCGGTCCAGCTGATGACTCTACACTCCGCCAAGGGCCTGGAGTTTCCCCTGGTATTTATGGCGGGTGTGGAGGAAAACTTGTTCCCGCACAAAATGTCCGCGCAAGAACCCGGCCGCATGGAGGAAGAGCGACGCCTCTGCTACGTGGGTATTACCCGCGCCATGCGCAAGCTGTATATCACCTACGCGGAAAACCGTCGCCTGTTTGGCAGCGAGACCTATAACAGCCCGTCTCGTTTTATCGGTGAGATTCCTGCGAACCTGGTACACGAAGTGCGCCTGAAAACTGAAATTTCCCGACCACTCTATCAGGCGGACTACGGTAAGGTGGGTCAGTTCTCTGATCCGGCCCCGGACTTCGATGACCTGCCACCACTGGCCCTGGGCGGTCGAGTGGAGCATGCAAGGTTTGGCGAAGGCACCGTAGTACAGTTCGAAGGCAATGGTCCACGTGCGCGGGTGCAGGTCAATTTCGATGATGCCGGTAGTAAATGGCTGGTGGTGGCTATGGCTAAGTTGCAGCCCCTATAG
- a CDS encoding TRAP transporter large permease subunit codes for MIELIPLLMFAAVCGLLMFGYPVAFTLAGMALITAGLGIVYGVFDAELLRAFPDRLYGIMQNGTLVAVPLFVLMGVILERAKIAEDLLVNLTKVFMGAPAGMAISVVVVGALLAASTGIVGATVVTMGLMSLPTMLKQGYSPKLATGTICATGTLGQIIPPSIALVLLGDTLSNAYQQAQLSAGIFNPKPVSVGDLFIGAIIPGLMLVAAYIVYLLFVARRSPSKAETAQRQPLEVWPLLSSLFPPIALMLLVLGSIITGAATPTEAAAVGALGAGLLAYRRGALPWTQAGEVGRSTLQVSAMVFAILIGASLFSLVFRGYGGEELVTNIFHNLPGGVVGATLLVMLVIFLLGFILDFIEITFVVVPIVGPVLLAMGLDPVWLGIMIAINLQTSFLTPPFGFALFYLRGVAPSSVATSAIYRGVMPFIAIQLLILCLLALWPALVTWLPGLLTG; via the coding sequence ATGATCGAGCTGATACCACTACTGATGTTTGCCGCCGTCTGTGGGCTGTTGATGTTCGGCTACCCGGTGGCCTTCACCCTCGCCGGTATGGCCCTAATCACCGCCGGCCTGGGTATCGTGTATGGCGTTTTCGATGCAGAACTTCTGCGCGCCTTCCCCGACCGCCTCTACGGCATTATGCAAAACGGCACCCTGGTAGCCGTACCACTCTTTGTCCTAATGGGAGTGATTCTCGAGAGAGCCAAGATCGCCGAAGACTTACTGGTCAATCTGACTAAAGTATTTATGGGTGCACCGGCGGGTATGGCCATCTCCGTGGTAGTGGTCGGCGCACTTCTGGCGGCTAGTACCGGTATTGTGGGTGCCACCGTGGTGACGATGGGATTGATGTCCCTGCCCACCATGTTGAAACAGGGCTACTCTCCCAAGCTCGCCACCGGCACTATCTGTGCCACCGGCACCCTCGGGCAAATCATCCCTCCATCAATTGCACTGGTTCTACTTGGGGATACTCTCTCCAACGCCTATCAGCAGGCACAGCTATCCGCGGGTATTTTTAATCCGAAGCCGGTCAGCGTTGGCGATCTGTTTATCGGCGCGATTATCCCTGGCCTAATGTTGGTTGCAGCCTACATTGTTTACCTATTGTTCGTGGCACGCCGTTCTCCGAGTAAGGCCGAGACCGCGCAGCGGCAACCTCTGGAAGTTTGGCCGCTACTGAGCAGCCTTTTTCCTCCAATCGCTCTGATGCTGTTAGTGCTGGGTTCCATTATTACCGGTGCCGCAACGCCTACAGAAGCCGCCGCCGTAGGTGCCCTGGGCGCCGGATTACTGGCTTACCGTCGCGGCGCTCTGCCTTGGACACAGGCGGGGGAGGTGGGTCGCAGCACTCTACAGGTAAGTGCAATGGTCTTTGCCATCCTTATTGGCGCCTCACTATTCTCTCTGGTCTTCCGCGGTTACGGCGGTGAAGAGTTAGTCACCAACATTTTCCACAACCTGCCCGGTGGTGTTGTCGGCGCAACTCTGTTGGTAATGCTGGTAATTTTTCTGCTCGGTTTTATTCTCGACTTTATCGAGATCACCTTTGTGGTGGTGCCCATCGTCGGGCCGGTACTGCTGGCAATGGGCTTAGATCCGGTATGGCTGGGTATCATGATCGCGATCAACCTGCAGACTTCCTTCCTTACGCCACCCTTTGGATTTGCATTGTTTTACCTTCGCGGTGTTGCGCCAAGTTCAGTGGCCACTTCCGCTATCTATCGCGGCGTTATGCCATTTATCGCTATTCAGCTGCTGATATTGTGCCTCCTGGCGCTTTGGCCTGCTCTGGTGACTTGGCTGCCAGGGTTATTAACCGGTTAA
- a CDS encoding TRAP transporter substrate-binding protein, with protein sequence MKKVNWYPAIILGLIALLVITFAALVTSRAAQGPTQHFSDTDNKELFEWKLVTTWPKNFPGLGQAPERFAKNVEKMSSGRLKIKVYGAGELVPALGIFGAVSEGAAQMGHGAAYYWKGKIPAAQFFTAVPFGLNAQEMNGWLHHGGGLELWTEIYEPFNLIPLAGGSTGVQMAGWFNKPINSVEDLQGLKMRIPGLGGEVLNRAGGTAVTIPGGELYTALQTGVIDATEWVGPYNDLAFGFHQVAEYYYYPGWHEPGSMMEFIVNKKAFEKLPKDLQVIVRVAAREANQDMLDEYTARNNRALRELVETHGVKVRRLPDDVLSHLKKINSQIMQETANKDPEFARIYKAFKDFERDVRPYHQISEEAYYQARELN encoded by the coding sequence ATGAAAAAAGTTAACTGGTATCCCGCTATTATTTTGGGCCTCATCGCCCTGCTGGTTATTACCTTTGCTGCACTGGTCACTTCCCGTGCGGCACAGGGGCCTACACAACACTTTTCTGATACGGACAACAAAGAGCTGTTCGAGTGGAAGCTGGTTACCACCTGGCCAAAAAATTTTCCAGGGCTCGGCCAGGCACCGGAACGCTTCGCAAAAAATGTTGAGAAGATGTCGTCCGGCCGTCTCAAAATAAAAGTTTATGGTGCCGGCGAGCTGGTACCGGCACTGGGTATTTTTGGCGCGGTATCTGAGGGCGCTGCACAGATGGGGCACGGTGCCGCCTATTATTGGAAAGGCAAGATTCCAGCGGCTCAGTTTTTTACCGCAGTGCCTTTTGGTTTAAACGCCCAGGAAATGAATGGCTGGCTGCATCACGGTGGCGGTTTAGAGCTCTGGACGGAGATTTATGAACCGTTCAATTTGATCCCCCTGGCCGGAGGCTCCACCGGGGTACAGATGGCGGGTTGGTTTAATAAGCCGATTAATTCCGTTGAGGATTTGCAGGGCCTAAAAATGCGTATTCCTGGCCTGGGAGGTGAAGTTTTAAATCGGGCCGGTGGTACCGCTGTGACGATCCCCGGTGGCGAACTTTATACAGCTTTGCAAACTGGCGTAATCGATGCGACTGAATGGGTCGGCCCCTACAACGATCTCGCTTTTGGTTTCCACCAAGTTGCCGAATATTACTACTACCCCGGTTGGCATGAGCCCGGCTCGATGATGGAATTTATCGTCAACAAAAAAGCCTTTGAGAAATTACCCAAAGACCTGCAAGTCATTGTGAGGGTCGCAGCCCGTGAAGCAAACCAGGATATGTTGGATGAGTACACCGCGCGTAATAACCGCGCCCTGCGAGAGCTGGTGGAAACACACGGGGTAAAGGTTAGGCGCCTGCCAGATGATGTACTTTCACACCTGAAGAAAATCAATTCACAGATTATGCAGGAGACTGCCAATAAGGACCCGGAATTTGCGCGTATTTATAAAGCTTTTAAGGACTTTGAGCGTGATGTGCGGCCCTATCACCAGATTAGTGAAGAGGCTTATTACCAGGCTCGGGAGTTAAATTAA
- the hexR gene encoding transcriptional regulator HexR translates to MKPAEVTQKISEQLSSMRKSERKVAEYILANPDEIIHMRIVDLATEAQVSEPTVVRFCRAVGCSGFQEFKLNLAQQLASSPSFGQIAVTETDTIAEYKRKVFDSTVDTLLKVRDRIDDRALEAAVTAIAASKRVEFFGFGASGAVAADAQHKFFRLQLATAAHSDHHIQNMSAMSMQPGDIVVAISQSGRTKALLRSMGMAKEQGALVVGLAPSGSPVAQQASIPLEVDVEEDIEIYTPLSSRIAHLVVIDVLAIGVAQRKGPQLQEHLLKLKQGLYTLREDKH, encoded by the coding sequence GTGAAACCGGCGGAAGTCACGCAAAAAATCAGCGAACAGCTGTCATCCATGCGCAAATCTGAGCGCAAGGTGGCGGAGTATATTCTCGCCAATCCCGACGAAATCATTCATATGCGTATCGTCGACTTGGCCACAGAGGCCCAGGTGAGCGAGCCCACCGTAGTGCGCTTTTGCCGTGCAGTGGGTTGTTCCGGCTTTCAGGAATTTAAGCTGAATCTGGCACAGCAACTGGCCTCAAGCCCCAGTTTCGGCCAGATTGCGGTGACTGAGACAGACACTATCGCCGAGTACAAACGCAAAGTATTCGACTCTACCGTAGATACCCTACTGAAGGTTCGCGACCGCATCGACGACCGCGCCCTGGAAGCCGCAGTGACCGCCATTGCCGCTTCCAAACGGGTAGAATTCTTTGGCTTCGGCGCCTCCGGTGCGGTAGCCGCCGATGCCCAGCACAAGTTCTTCCGCCTGCAGCTGGCCACCGCGGCCCATTCGGATCATCACATCCAAAATATGTCGGCCATGTCCATGCAGCCGGGCGATATCGTGGTGGCGATTTCGCAAAGTGGACGCACCAAGGCATTGCTGCGCTCCATGGGCATGGCGAAAGAGCAGGGCGCCCTAGTGGTTGGCCTCGCACCAAGCGGTTCACCGGTGGCACAGCAGGCCAGTATCCCGCTGGAAGTCGATGTGGAAGAGGATATCGAGATCTATACGCCGCTGTCCTCGCGGATCGCCCACCTGGTGGTGATCGATGTACTCGCCATTGGCGTTGCCCAGCGCAAAGGCCCCCAGTTGCAGGAACATTTATTGAAACTCAAACAGGGCCTGTACACATTGCGGGAAGACAAGCACTGA